The Lycium barbarum isolate Lr01 chromosome 4, ASM1917538v2, whole genome shotgun sequence nucleotide sequence GAAAAAGGTTCAAATTTGCTCCTGAACTATACACTATCTGACACTTTTGCCATCGGTTATACTTCGCCAACAAAAAGACACGCCATTAAAAAAGTAGACCAGTTGTGCCCCTCGTGTTCAATTTTTGACTGTCTCATTACGTACCAGTAAACTCTATCATGTATCATTCACTAAAATCATCTTGCTTCTAAGTTCTAACAAACTTTTTTCTGTCCTTGTGTTAAATGCAGGTTGAGAGAGAGAGGAGCCTGGTTAATTCTAAAGTAGCTGAATTTGAAAATCTATTGCGAAATCCTTATGCATCTCAATCGACTTCTGCTGCTAATGCTCAAAGTCCTTTTCCTGGTTCTGCACCAAGTGCCTCGTTGAGTGCTCAAAGTCCTTTTCCTGGTGGTGCACCAAGTGCCTCGTTGAGTGCTCAAAGTCCTTTTCCTGGTGCTGTTCCGAATGCCTCGTTGAGCGCTCAAAGCAGTTTTCCTCCTTCAGCCTCGAGTTTTAGTCAGTTGGGAGCCATACTGAATACAGGGTTAGAACTGATGCATAAGTATCACTTACATTAGTGCATTTTACACTAGAGTTTTTGGCTTCTTTGATAAGTAAATTTTATTGATAGCTAAACCAGGCACCAAGTGCTGCACATTACAGTAGGGTATTTTCCTATTATACAAATCAATTAGTAACGAGCTAATAAAATCTTTCATAGCTACATCTTCATATACATGATTTTAACCTACACCAACAAGCTAATAATTGACTGTTTGACTAAGCCTCTAAAATTAGCTTATTgtgaaaagtgcttttcaaagtagtacttttggtgagaagcagtttgtgtttgacatATCAATttgaaaaagtacttttgagaggCAATTATTATTTGGCCATACTTGTAAAAAGTGTTTTTAACTGTATTTTCTCAAAAATGCTTTTCAAAAAGGTACTTTTTGGGAGGAAGCTACTTTTTGCAGCTTCTCAAAAACAGATTATGCTACTAAAAACATTTTTTTCTCCTAAAAGCGTGGCCAAACTCAACTTTGCAAAAAAGCATgttttttgaaggaaaaaaaacttTTGGCCCGGAGAACCTTTTTGATCAAacaggctataagacatttatgTTTCATTATGTTAACAATTGCAGCTTTTCCTTCAAAACACCACTGGTCTCTTTCCTTGCAGACCGCCCAATACACAAAACTGGAATTGTTTGCTTGAGTTTTGGCTTTTACCAACTTCTGACTTCGTTTTTTCTCAAAATTAACAGGGCATCTACTCCACCAACTAATAGTATATTTGGGCAACCCAGTCCCCTTGGGAACTCTTTTAAGGCATCAAGTTCTTCTGGGGCGGCGAATGCCTTTTCATTCGGGAATACATCAGGTGATTTGACACGGTTTTCTAGTATTGTGCAGTTCTTGAGTAATGCGTTTTATTTAGCTCGACTATGCTTGCAGGCTCCTTTGGCTTCGGAAGCCAAGTCCCGACCCAGTCACAACAGAATCCTTCCATTCCAAGCAATAACTTATTTTCCACCTCGACATCGCTGCATGTTCCTAATCCATCTGGTGGCCAACTTCCTACTCCTTCTCAGGGACTTTTTGCTGCTTCAGTTACGGCAGCCCCTGCCAGTATCAACTTGACGTAAGTTCCAGCACTAGTTACTTCATTTGCCATAAttattactctctccgtcccaacttatgtgaaggtgtttgattaacggagtttaagaaaaaacggaagacttttaaaacttgtggtctaaaaagTCATATGTTTGTGTGGATTAAATCCATCCctttaagggtaaaatgagaaatttaaagTCAAGTTGTTAgtattaaatatagaaaggtgtcattcttttcgggactaactaaaaaggaaagagtgcacataaattgggatagaggaagTATTTAGACTATGTAGAATTAAGTCGTCAATATATTAGTCTTGTCATTTTCTATTGAAGTTTGAAATGGTAACTTTCTAATGAGGTCCTTTTGGTTGTTCTTTCTTATACCCTTGTTTTGCAGGAGTGGTGCATCAACAGAAGAGTTCAGTGGTGATAACAGCATTTGGACAAAGAATGAATGGAAAATTGGGGAGGTAAAGCTCTAAATATTTTCCTGATTTTGGCATTTGAACCAAGAGACCATATAGAGAACACTAAATATAAAAGTAGAAGTAACCTTCCTTGAAAATGTCTCGATGGGATTATGCTCATGCAGTTCTGTTTTTATCGGAGATTATCAATTTGATCCAAAATATGATATTGGAACGTCATAGCCCAGAAGTGTTTTCATAGCCCAGAAGTGTTTCATTTATAGCATTCAGTTGTGTTTAGCCAATTTTGGCAGTTGATACGGTGCATCGGCAAGCATGTCTACTTGTGTATTTCAGTAACAATCTTTATAACATATTAATATGTTCTACTGGTTGTGCTTTCCAGATTCCAgaagaggcacccccagacagatATGTTTATTAGGAATGCTTCTGGCACCTGACTATTAAAGGTTGTCAGTTCAAATCAGATACAGAAGAAACTTCCTTTTCGTGACATGGTTCATCGACATATCAGCAGGAAATTTTGGGCATTTGATTAAGTTCCTAGGTAGTTATGCTAGTGAAAAAAGGGTTTACAATATCTTTACCTTTTATACAGTTTCAAAGAGGGGTTAAATGTAGTTTTCTTCAGCTATTTAAAGAGTTGTAATGTGATCAAGTCGTTAGCTTGTACATACTATACTGCTTTTTGTATGGAAAGAAAATGAAGTAGTCAAATATATTTGTtggcaattaaaaaaaaaaactgataagATGAGCCAAAAGATTTCTTTACGCTGTTTGTTGAGAAGCTATTTAAATTGCAATGTTCAGGTACCAAGAAGAATATTGGCAAATTGTAGTTGCCAATTCACATGCATATTCAAGCAATGTTTTGAGTTTAGAGAAATTTTGTCAGACCTCATTATGGTGTTACTACTTGATCTGCTGAAATTATTCAGAGATGTTAAAATGACGCAAAAAGGATATATTATATTTTGGTGATACAATCAATCAAAGAACAATGTAATGCTGATTTGAAGATCAAAATTTGGGTCGTATGCCAACTTGGAAACTAGATTTTTTATATGAATAAAAAGGATCATGTTTTACCATGTAAATGTTTCATATTATACCAGATTGCCTACTTAAGAATCATAGAAACAGTAATAATAATTTAAAGACTACAAAAGTAGGATAAATTGCTGGATTGCAGCCATAGATTAATTGCTACTCGAAAGATCTAATTTTGGGAAAGAAACACTATATTGCATAGGAAAAGGCAttgaagttaaaaaaaataaaaatatagtcGAGCTTTTCTGTAACATTGATAACGGTCGAGTTTTCTTCGGTTCGAGTTCATATTATGTTATATTACATATGCCCTCGAACAGCACATCGTCATAGCAGCCAAATAATATACATTAGAGAGAGATTTAACTGTAGATCCCGAATTGGGTCAGTTGGTGACAAGTAAGGTAATGATAGTGTAAGTTATCCTTCAGGTAtatgcaaacaaaatcaaatAACAAGATTAAAACAAAATAGATCAGATGACAAAGATTTGACTAAAGATGGCTTTCATTATACTCAATTGTTAGCTCGTCCCCACTAAATATAACAAAGTTCTTTATTTACTTCAGaatttaagaaaagaaaagggagttCTTATCAATGTGGAGCAGCATCAAGACCAATCTTCACTAGCTCGTAGCAGCAAAATCTGTATTACAATATGTGCAATGCATGCTCGGGAAAAAA carries:
- the LOC132636949 gene encoding zinc finger CCCH domain-containing protein 16 isoform X5; translation: MPPRKELCRNFMRGSCQYGERCKFQHAAPQQPKPNPFGFGSQSTNFQSTNMQQTKSNPFGFGVQSNSQPRGSNDLVLKQNQYKPFENKWTRSASTNSSSSRPTDNQPVASNHTCTDPESCRRQIVEDFNNEKPMWLLTCYGHRKNFGPCDITGDVSYEELRAAAYDDAKRGQSLTSIVERERSLVNSKVAEFENLLRNPYASQSTSAANAQSPFPGSAPSASLSAQSPFPGGAPSASLSAQSPFPGAVPNASLSAQSSFPPSASSFSQLGAILNTGASTPPTNSIFGQPSPLGNSFKASSSSGAANAFSFGNTSGSFGFGSQVPTQSQQNPSIPSNNLFSTSTSLHVPNPSGGQLPTPSQGLFAASVTAAPASINLTSGASTEEFSGDNSIWTKNEWKIGEIPEEAPPDRYVY
- the LOC132636949 gene encoding zinc finger CCCH domain-containing protein 16 isoform X6; translation: MQQTKSNPFGFGVQSNSQPRGSNDLVLKQNQYKPFENKWTRSASTNSSSSRPTDNQPVASNHTCTDPESCRRQIVEDFNNEKPMWLLTCYGHRKNFGPCDITGDVSYEELRAAAYDDAKRGQSLTSIEKGSNLLLNYTLSDTFAIGYTSPTKRHAIKKVERERSLVNSKVAEFENLLRNPYASQSTSAANAQSPFPGSAPSASLSAQSPFPGGAPSASLSAQSPFPGAVPNASLSAQSSFPPSASSFSQLGAILNTGASTPPTNSIFGQPSPLGNSFKASSSSGAANAFSFGNTSGSFGFGSQVPTQSQQNPSIPSNNLFSTSTSLHVPNPSGGQLPTPSQGLFAASVTAAPASINLTSGASTEEFSGDNSIWTKNEWKIGEIPEEAPPDRYVY
- the LOC132636949 gene encoding zinc finger CCCH domain-containing protein 16 isoform X3: MKWVENHEVSGSNPQRSCQYGERCKFQHAAPQQPKPNPFGFGSQSTNFQSTNMQQTKSNPFGFGVQSNSQPRGSNDLVLKQNQYKPFENKWTRSASTNSSSSRPTDNQPVASNHTCTDPESCRRQIVEDFNNEKPMWLLTCYGHRKNFGPCDITGDVSYEELRAAAYDDAKRGQSLTSIEKGSNLLLNYTLSDTFAIGYTSPTKRHAIKKVERERSLVNSKVAEFENLLRNPYASQSTSAANAQSPFPGSAPSASLSAQSPFPGGAPSASLSAQSPFPGAVPNASLSAQSSFPPSASSFSQLGAILNTGASTPPTNSIFGQPSPLGNSFKASSSSGAANAFSFGNTSGSFGFGSQVPTQSQQNPSIPSNNLFSTSTSLHVPNPSGGQLPTPSQGLFAASVTAAPASINLTSGASTEEFSGDNSIWTKNEWKIGEIPEEAPPDRYVY
- the LOC132636949 gene encoding zinc finger CCCH domain-containing protein 16 isoform X4, yielding MPPRKELCRNFMRGSCQYGERCKFQHAAPQQPKPNPFGFGSQSTNFQSTNMQQTKSNPFGFGVQSNSQPRGSNDLVLKQNQYKPFENKWTRSASTNSSSSRPTDNQPVASNHTCTDPESCRRQIVEDFNNEKPMWLLTCYGHRKNFGPCDITGDVSYEELRAAAYDDAKRGQSLTSIEKGSNLLLNYTLSDTFAIGYTSPTKRHAIKKVERERSLVNSKVAEFENLLRNPYASQSTSAANAQSPFPGSAPSASLSAQSPFPGGAPSASLSAQSPFPGAVPNASLSAQSSFPPSASSFSQLGAILNTGASTPPTNSIFGQPSPLGNSFKASSSSGAANAFSFGNTSGSFGFGSQVPTQSQQNPSIPSNNLFSTSTSLHVPNPSGGQLPTPSQGLFAASVTAAPASINLTSGASTEEFSGDNSIWTKNEWKIGEIPEEAPPDRYVY
- the LOC132636949 gene encoding zinc finger CCCH domain-containing protein 16 isoform X1, coding for MRCQVQIPSEEEVAVYRNLRRVGPMVAMIGMIQGAIIHSKFKFIHSFQLVFCKFGCLKSCQYGERCKFQHAAPQQPKPNPFGFGSQSTNFQSTNMQQTKSNPFGFGVQSNSQPRGSNDLVLKQNQYKPFENKWTRSASTNSSSSRPTDNQPVASNHTCTDPESCRRQIVEDFNNEKPMWLLTCYGHRKNFGPCDITGDVSYEELRAAAYDDAKRGQSLTSIEKGSNLLLNYTLSDTFAIGYTSPTKRHAIKKVERERSLVNSKVAEFENLLRNPYASQSTSAANAQSPFPGSAPSASLSAQSPFPGGAPSASLSAQSPFPGAVPNASLSAQSSFPPSASSFSQLGAILNTGASTPPTNSIFGQPSPLGNSFKASSSSGAANAFSFGNTSGSFGFGSQVPTQSQQNPSIPSNNLFSTSTSLHVPNPSGGQLPTPSQGLFAASVTAAPASINLTSGASTEEFSGDNSIWTKNEWKIGEIPEEAPPDRYVY
- the LOC132636949 gene encoding zinc finger CCCH domain-containing protein 16 isoform X2, producing the protein MRCQVQIPSEEEVAVYRNLRRVGPMVAMIGMIQGAIIHSKFKFIHSFQLVFCKFGCLKSCQYGERCKFQHAAPQQPKPNPFGFGSQSTNFQSTNMQQTKSNPFGFGVQSNSQPRGSNDLVLKQNQYKPFENKWTRSASTNSSSSRPTDNQPVASNHTCTDPESCRRQIVEDFNNEKPMWLLTCYGHRKNFGPCDITGDVSYEELRAAAYDDAKRGQSLTSIVERERSLVNSKVAEFENLLRNPYASQSTSAANAQSPFPGSAPSASLSAQSPFPGGAPSASLSAQSPFPGAVPNASLSAQSSFPPSASSFSQLGAILNTGASTPPTNSIFGQPSPLGNSFKASSSSGAANAFSFGNTSGSFGFGSQVPTQSQQNPSIPSNNLFSTSTSLHVPNPSGGQLPTPSQGLFAASVTAAPASINLTSGASTEEFSGDNSIWTKNEWKIGEIPEEAPPDRYVY